One part of the Zymomonas mobilis subsp. pomaceae ATCC 29192 genome encodes these proteins:
- a CDS encoding DUF3576 domain-containing protein, with protein sequence MFYRRFISLLLAAVILPLTACGHGHQKSVAGLAPSRLTTIGINAYLWRAALETFSFMPLIQTDANGGVIITDWYINPASPNERMRVAVAIFGDDLRADGLRISASRQVLREGSWIDEPVDASTVQRLEDVVLTRARDLRRTAMSGD encoded by the coding sequence ATGTTTTATCGCCGCTTTATCTCTTTGCTTCTGGCTGCTGTCATTTTACCACTGACAGCTTGTGGCCATGGCCATCAAAAGAGTGTAGCGGGGCTTGCCCCTTCGAGATTAACGACTATCGGCATTAATGCCTATCTCTGGCGGGCGGCTCTGGAAACTTTTTCCTTTATGCCTCTTATCCAGACTGATGCTAATGGTGGTGTTATTATTACAGATTGGTATATCAATCCGGCTAGCCCTAATGAGCGTATGCGCGTGGCTGTTGCTATTTTCGGAGATGATTTGCGCGCTGATGGTTTAAGGATTTCTGCCTCCCGTCAGGTTTTACGTGAGGGCAGTTGGATAGACGAACCCGTCGATGCCAGTACTGTCCAGCGGCTTGAAGATGTGGTGTTAACACGGGCCCGTGATCTTCGACGGACAGCTATGTCTGGTGATTAA
- the leuS gene encoding leucine--tRNA ligase: protein MNESGFSQRFNPHVIDRRWQKKWEESGCFHAKDNSDRPHSYVLEMFPYPSGRIHMGHVRNYTMGDVLARYRRMKGHEVLHPMGWDAFGMPAENAAMERHVHPREWTMSNIATMREQLKRIGFAIDWSRELATCEPSYYGQEQALFLDLYKAGLVYRKESAVNWDPVDHTVLANEQVIDGRGWRSGALVERRKLNQWFLKITDFADDLLEGLKDLDQWPEKVRAMQENWIGRSQGMQFHFHFDKAPEGFDQIEVFTTRPDTLFGASFVAIACDHPLAKALAEKMAGLPEFIADCQQMGTATEDVETAEKKGFDTGLSLTHPFDKNRKLPLFIANFVLMDYGTGAVFGCPAHDQRDLDFARKYNLPVTRVVAPSPEEAHEPIADKADSRPGIMVNSGFLDGMAYEDAKKAVIQRAEKEGWGKGTTVFRLRDWGVSRQRYWGTPIPIIHCDSCGPVAVPREQLPVTLPDDVSFDKPGNPLERHPTWKNVNCPCCGKPARRETDTLDTFVDSSWYFIRFASQPSDQPFDKKIAEKWLPVGQYIGGVEHAILHLLYARFWTRALQSIGRLDIKEPFTGLFTQGMVTHETYKDAEGHWLAPEQIHKNEEGILLTTEGGPVNVGRVEKMSKSKKNVVDPAPILDQYGADAVRWFMLSDSPPERDLAWTESGIEGCWRFMQRLWRVSAFALDKTSGEDRDLLRRLHCAIKDIGTAIEDLSFNKAVAKIHDLVNAIEKAKPSASRREASRILLRLVAPMVPHLAEEAWDILQEDGFVAETSWPDFDPAMTIEDEIVIAVQVNGKLRDTLTVSRTTSKDELEKLATSSAKVIKMLDGKSPKKVIVVPNRLVNLVV, encoded by the coding sequence ATGAATGAGTCTGGTTTTTCCCAGCGTTTTAATCCGCATGTTATTGACCGTCGCTGGCAGAAAAAATGGGAAGAAAGCGGCTGTTTTCACGCAAAAGATAATTCAGATCGACCGCATAGTTATGTGCTTGAAATGTTTCCTTATCCTTCGGGCCGTATCCATATGGGACACGTCCGTAATTATACGATGGGGGATGTCCTAGCCCGTTATCGTCGCATGAAAGGCCATGAAGTCTTGCATCCTATGGGGTGGGATGCCTTTGGAATGCCCGCTGAAAATGCTGCTATGGAACGCCATGTTCACCCGCGTGAGTGGACAATGTCGAATATCGCTACGATGCGTGAGCAGCTAAAGCGTATCGGGTTTGCCATTGATTGGAGCCGTGAATTAGCCACTTGTGAACCATCTTATTATGGCCAAGAGCAAGCCCTTTTTCTTGATCTTTACAAGGCAGGGTTAGTTTACCGGAAAGAATCAGCGGTCAACTGGGATCCCGTAGATCATACGGTTTTAGCCAATGAACAGGTTATTGATGGTCGCGGCTGGCGTTCGGGTGCCTTAGTAGAAAGACGAAAGCTTAATCAGTGGTTTTTAAAGATCACGGATTTTGCCGATGATTTATTAGAAGGTCTAAAAGACCTTGATCAATGGCCAGAAAAAGTCCGCGCTATGCAGGAAAACTGGATTGGTCGTAGCCAAGGGATGCAATTTCACTTTCATTTTGACAAAGCCCCTGAAGGTTTTGATCAAATCGAAGTTTTCACGACACGTCCTGATACGTTATTTGGGGCCAGCTTTGTTGCTATCGCCTGTGACCATCCTCTGGCGAAGGCGCTTGCTGAAAAAATGGCAGGCTTACCTGAATTTATTGCTGATTGTCAGCAGATGGGAACGGCGACTGAAGATGTTGAAACCGCTGAAAAGAAGGGTTTTGATACAGGTCTCTCGTTAACGCATCCTTTTGATAAAAACCGTAAATTACCCTTATTTATCGCTAATTTTGTTCTCATGGATTATGGAACCGGGGCTGTTTTTGGATGCCCTGCCCATGACCAACGGGATCTGGATTTTGCCCGTAAGTATAATTTGCCTGTCACCCGTGTAGTGGCGCCGTCTCCAGAAGAAGCGCATGAACCAATTGCTGACAAAGCAGACAGCCGCCCGGGCATCATGGTCAATTCCGGCTTCTTGGATGGTATGGCCTATGAAGACGCTAAAAAAGCCGTCATTCAGCGGGCTGAAAAGGAAGGATGGGGCAAAGGCACAACGGTTTTCCGGTTGCGAGATTGGGGGGTTTCCCGTCAACGCTACTGGGGCACGCCGATCCCTATTATTCATTGTGATAGCTGTGGGCCCGTTGCTGTCCCACGGGAACAGCTTCCGGTTACTTTACCCGATGATGTCAGTTTCGATAAACCTGGTAACCCCCTAGAACGGCATCCGACATGGAAAAACGTTAATTGTCCTTGTTGTGGAAAACCAGCCCGTCGGGAAACGGATACGCTGGACACCTTTGTTGATTCATCTTGGTATTTTATACGCTTTGCCAGCCAACCTTCCGATCAGCCTTTTGATAAAAAAATTGCCGAAAAATGGCTCCCTGTTGGTCAATATATTGGGGGGGTAGAACATGCGATCTTGCATCTTTTATATGCGCGCTTCTGGACAAGAGCGTTACAGTCTATCGGACGTCTTGATATAAAAGAGCCTTTTACAGGTTTATTTACGCAAGGCATGGTTACCCATGAAACCTACAAAGATGCGGAAGGGCATTGGTTAGCGCCGGAACAAATCCATAAAAACGAGGAAGGTATTCTTTTAACCACTGAAGGTGGCCCTGTTAATGTTGGCCGTGTGGAAAAGATGTCAAAATCAAAAAAGAATGTCGTCGATCCCGCACCGATTTTAGATCAGTATGGTGCCGATGCTGTTCGTTGGTTTATGTTGTCCGATAGCCCGCCGGAACGTGACTTAGCATGGACTGAATCGGGTATTGAAGGATGTTGGCGTTTTATGCAGAGACTTTGGCGCGTTAGTGCCTTTGCTTTGGATAAAACTTCCGGCGAAGATCGGGATTTGCTTCGTCGTTTGCACTGTGCGATCAAAGATATTGGGACCGCTATTGAGGATCTTTCCTTCAATAAAGCAGTCGCCAAAATCCATGATCTGGTTAATGCTATCGAAAAAGCCAAACCTTCTGCCAGCCGTCGGGAAGCCTCCCGTATCCTATTGCGTTTGGTCGCCCCTATGGTGCCCCATCTGGCCGAAGAAGCCTGGGATATTCTTCAGGAAGACGGCTTCGTTGCTGAAACATCATGGCCGGATTTCGATCCTGCTATGACGATAGAAGACGAAATCGTTATTGCCGTTCAGGTCAATGGTAAACTGCGGGATACGTTAACGGTAAGCCGCACAACATCCAAAGACGAACTCGAAAAATTAGCAACTTCTTCTGCTAAGGTTATAAAGATGCTGGACGGCAAATCGCCTAAAAAGGTGATTGTTGTGCCGAACCGGCTCGTTAATCTGGTAGTATAA
- the lptE gene encoding LPS assembly lipoprotein LptE, producing the protein MHLSKPSKIALLLFLCMPLPACGLHPLYKGGKSGPVAKMLGTIHVASIPGKSGYLLHGALQDRLLSENGMTPQYQLEVEVDDRIDGLGIRTDNTVNRERRTLRARYRLINLRNNQVVVDSTAVSDAGIDVVSSEYATIAAEDTALQQITENVANQIITHLALYAERRNQADQKVENTTVSPDKAQNEVEKPQTPSQNQ; encoded by the coding sequence CTGCATCTTAGCAAGCCGTCCAAAATAGCGCTTCTTCTGTTTTTATGTATGCCGCTTCCCGCTTGTGGTTTGCATCCCCTTTATAAAGGGGGTAAATCCGGGCCGGTTGCTAAGATGCTTGGCACTATTCACGTGGCCTCTATTCCAGGTAAATCAGGGTATTTATTGCATGGTGCCTTGCAAGATAGGCTGTTATCTGAAAATGGCATGACGCCTCAGTATCAGCTGGAAGTCGAGGTTGATGATCGTATTGATGGTTTAGGTATCCGTACCGATAATACCGTTAACCGCGAACGGCGGACATTGCGGGCACGTTATAGGCTAATCAATTTACGCAATAATCAGGTTGTCGTTGATTCTACGGCGGTATCAGATGCCGGTATTGATGTGGTCAGTTCTGAATATGCTACGATTGCGGCAGAAGATACGGCACTTCAACAGATAACTGAAAATGTTGCCAATCAAATTATTACGCATCTTGCACTTTATGCCGAGCGTCGCAATCAGGCGGATCAAAAAGTAGAAAATACGACGGTCAGCCCCGATAAGGCTCAGAATGAAGTAGAAAAACCTCAGACCCCTTCACAAAATCAGTGA
- the holA gene encoding DNA polymerase III subunit delta: MKSNRSQVNKAIEAVGKGEKVILLLYGPDVAQSRAIADQIDKIAPSIERIELTGAMLRNDPATLADEAASISLFSASCYVRAEVAGDEATAALKLLLPIQNINNSVIIITGNLKRDSKLLKTALPAPNILAYASYPPEGENAIRLVMDLGRQKGLAIPPDIAQRLVRYAENNCALFDLEIEKYALYLDASPDNIVTLDHNSVDLLSADNHEGNLSQCVEGFFSRSLFHTKQSLLELSDSGIEAIAILRILIRRALLLSELSAQITQGSTIEKVIEGAGKKVFWKEKRAIAQHLRQWRGQELGRLIDYLLKIERNIKQGKTIGFDYVAQELYLIISLYQ, encoded by the coding sequence GTGAAAAGCAATCGCTCTCAGGTCAATAAAGCCATAGAAGCCGTAGGAAAGGGCGAAAAAGTTATCCTGCTGCTCTATGGGCCTGATGTTGCCCAATCACGGGCAATCGCTGATCAGATTGACAAAATAGCCCCCAGCATCGAACGAATAGAACTGACGGGGGCGATGCTCAGGAATGATCCTGCCACGCTAGCCGATGAAGCGGCCTCGATTTCGTTATTCAGCGCTTCGTGCTATGTCCGTGCCGAAGTGGCGGGTGATGAAGCGACAGCGGCTTTGAAATTACTGCTTCCCATACAGAATATAAATAATTCCGTTATTATAATAACCGGAAATTTGAAGCGCGATTCAAAACTACTCAAAACGGCTTTACCTGCGCCCAATATTTTGGCGTATGCGAGTTATCCACCTGAAGGTGAAAATGCCATACGTTTGGTCATGGATTTGGGAAGACAAAAGGGTTTAGCGATTCCTCCTGATATTGCGCAACGCTTAGTACGATATGCTGAAAATAATTGTGCATTGTTCGATCTGGAAATAGAAAAATATGCCTTATACCTAGACGCTTCCCCCGATAACATCGTAACATTGGATCACAATTCAGTGGACCTTCTAAGCGCCGATAATCATGAGGGAAATCTTTCCCAATGTGTAGAAGGTTTTTTTTCCAGAAGTCTTTTTCATACTAAACAAAGCCTCTTGGAACTTTCGGATTCGGGAATAGAGGCTATTGCTATACTCCGTATTTTAATACGCCGCGCCTTACTCTTGTCAGAACTTTCCGCTCAAATAACACAGGGTTCCACCATCGAAAAAGTGATTGAAGGGGCTGGAAAGAAGGTTTTTTGGAAAGAAAAGAGGGCAATTGCTCAACATCTTCGTCAATGGAGAGGACAAGAGCTTGGGCGATTAATAGACTATTTGTTGAAGATTGAACGAAACATAAAACAAGGAAAGACAATAGGTTTTGATTATGTTGCACAAGAGCTTTATTTAATAATCAGCCTTTACCAATAA